One window of Deltaproteobacteria bacterium genomic DNA carries:
- a CDS encoding sigma-70 family RNA polymerase sigma factor translates to MTQDDAQEVELLAGLRAGDPQAYEILVRTYGGRLLAAARRILHSEEDAHDALQDAFLSAFRAIKSFQEGARVSTWLHRIVVNAALMKLRTHRRRPEESIEELLPTYLEDGHRENPGPAWKENTETLLGRQEVRVAVRECIDRLPEAYRTVLLLRDIEELDTEETARLLEVTPNAVKIRLHRARQALRTLLDPHFREDPT, encoded by the coding sequence ATGACTCAAGATGACGCCCAAGAGGTGGAGTTGCTTGCCGGGTTGCGTGCTGGCGATCCCCAAGCCTACGAGATCCTCGTGCGCACTTACGGCGGTCGTCTTCTTGCCGCCGCTCGACGGATACTTCACAGCGAGGAAGACGCCCACGATGCGTTGCAAGACGCTTTCCTGTCCGCCTTTCGCGCGATCAAGAGCTTTCAAGAAGGTGCGCGCGTGTCCACGTGGCTGCATCGTATCGTCGTCAACGCCGCGCTCATGAAGTTGCGCACGCACCGCCGCCGCCCGGAAGAGTCGATCGAAGAGCTGCTCCCCACCTACCTTGAAGACGGCCATCGAGAAAACCCCGGGCCGGCCTGGAAAGAAAACACGGAAACGCTCTTAGGCCGTCAAGAGGTCCGTGTCGCAGTTCGCGAGTGTATCGACCGCTTGCCTGAAGCATACCGTACCGTTCTGCTTTTGCGCGACATCGAAGAACTCGACACGGAAGAGACCGCACGTTTGCTTGAGGTCACGCCCAATGCCGTCAAGATTCGCTTGCACCGTGCTCGTCAAGCCTTGCGTACATTGCTCGACCCCCATTTCCGAGAGGACCCGACATGA
- the boxB gene encoding benzoyl-CoA 2,3-epoxidase subunit BoxB, whose product MSIAYNEKIPNNVNLSTDKTLQRALERWQPNYLNWWKEMGPDGSLNFDVYLRTAISADASGWAHFDYVKMPDYRWGIFLSAPEEGRVINFGEHKGEPAWQEIPGEHRANLRRIIVTQGDTEPASVEQQKHLGSTCPSLYDLRNLFQVNVEEGRHLWAMVYLLQRYFGRDGREEADALLERRSGDADNPRILGAFNEQTPDWLSFYMFTYFTDRDGKFQLCALTESGFDPLARTTQFMLTEEAHHMFVGESGIARVLQRTCQVMREQKTDAPETLRALGVIDLETMQRYLNFHYSVTLDLFGADQSSNAATFYSSGLKGRYDETKIADDHVLKNDTYKILDVVNGKLVEKEVPALVSLNERLRDAFIADSLRGVARWNKVLERNGVAFRLHLPHKAFNRRIGSFATVRIAPDGRVVSEAEWNTHVRQWLPTDEDRAFVGSVMGRVVEPGKFVNWIAPPANGVKGQPVDFEYVRFA is encoded by the coding sequence ATGAGCATCGCCTACAACGAAAAAATCCCCAATAACGTGAACCTCTCCACGGACAAAACCTTGCAACGCGCCCTCGAACGTTGGCAACCGAACTACCTCAACTGGTGGAAAGAAATGGGGCCGGACGGTTCGCTGAACTTCGACGTTTACCTCCGTACCGCCATTAGTGCCGACGCCTCCGGCTGGGCGCATTTTGACTACGTGAAGATGCCCGACTATCGTTGGGGCATTTTTCTTTCCGCGCCCGAGGAAGGCCGCGTGATCAATTTCGGCGAGCATAAGGGCGAACCCGCCTGGCAAGAGATCCCAGGAGAACACCGCGCTAATCTCCGGCGTATTATCGTCACCCAAGGCGACACCGAACCCGCCTCGGTCGAGCAACAGAAGCATCTGGGGAGCACCTGTCCCTCACTCTACGACTTGCGCAACCTGTTCCAGGTCAATGTAGAGGAAGGACGCCACTTGTGGGCGATGGTCTACCTGCTCCAGCGCTACTTCGGACGCGATGGGCGCGAAGAGGCAGATGCTTTGCTCGAACGCCGCTCTGGAGACGCGGACAACCCGCGCATCCTCGGCGCTTTCAACGAGCAGACGCCGGACTGGTTGTCGTTCTATATGTTCACATACTTCACAGACCGCGACGGCAAGTTTCAGTTGTGCGCTTTGACGGAGTCCGGGTTCGATCCGCTAGCCCGCACTACCCAGTTTATGCTCACCGAAGAGGCGCATCACATGTTCGTCGGCGAATCGGGCATCGCCCGCGTGCTTCAGCGCACCTGCCAAGTCATGCGCGAGCAGAAAACCGACGCTCCCGAGACTTTACGGGCGCTCGGCGTGATCGACCTGGAAACGATGCAACGTTACCTCAATTTTCACTACAGCGTCACCCTAGACCTGTTCGGTGCGGACCAGTCCTCGAACGCGGCTACTTTCTATAGCAGCGGACTCAAAGGGCGCTACGACGAAACCAAAATCGCCGACGATCACGTGCTCAAAAACGACACCTACAAGATTCTCGATGTGGTGAACGGCAAGCTCGTGGAAAAAGAAGTCCCAGCGCTGGTGTCGCTCAACGAACGGCTGCGCGATGCGTTTATCGCGGACTCGTTGCGCGGCGTCGCACGCTGGAACAAAGTGTTGGAACGGAACGGGGTAGCGTTCCGCCTGCACTTGCCGCACAAAGCCTTCAACCGTAGAATCGGCTCTTTCGCCACCGTCCGTATTGCTCCCGACGGGCGGGTGGTTTCCGAGGCGGAGTGGAACACCCACGTCCGCCAGTGGCTGCCTACGGATGAGGATCGCGCCTTTGTCGGTTCCGTGATGGGGCGGGTCGTGGAGCCAGGGAAATTCGTCAATTGGATCGCGCCGCCCGCGAACGGCGTGAAAGGACAGCCGGTGGATTTCGAGTACGTGCGGTTTGCCTGA
- a CDS encoding redoxin domain-containing protein: protein MIGLFGGRTAAAAGVGAPAPEITGQTWMNSAPLQLAELKGKVVLVEFWTFGCFNCRNVEPHVKAWHEQYADKGLVVIGVHTPESDFERYEKNVRDYVQKEKIPYAVVTDNDFQMWDRYENLAWPTVYLIDKQGVLRYLHIGEGKYAQTEKQIEALLAKR from the coding sequence ATGATAGGACTATTTGGGGGACGAACCGCTGCAGCTGCCGGAGTCGGTGCGCCAGCGCCGGAGATTACTGGGCAAACCTGGATGAACTCGGCTCCGCTGCAGTTAGCCGAGCTGAAGGGAAAAGTCGTTTTGGTAGAATTTTGGACCTTCGGCTGTTTCAACTGCCGCAATGTCGAGCCGCATGTCAAAGCGTGGCACGAGCAATACGCGGACAAGGGACTGGTGGTGATTGGGGTGCACACTCCAGAGTCGGACTTTGAGCGCTACGAGAAGAATGTCCGCGACTATGTCCAGAAAGAGAAAATTCCCTACGCGGTGGTGACCGACAATGATTTTCAGATGTGGGACCGGTACGAGAATCTGGCGTGGCCTACCGTCTATCTGATCGATAAGCAAGGCGTACTGCGCTACCTGCACATTGGCGAAGGCAAATACGCACAGACAGAGAAGCAAATTGAGGCGCTGCTGGCGAAACGCTAA
- a CDS encoding benzoyl-CoA-dihydrodiol lyase codes for MPSAPLVDYRTQPEQYRHWRLACDGPVATLTMDVQEDAGLRPGYTLKLNSYDLGVDIELHDALQRVRFEHPEVRTVVIASARDRIFCSGANIFMLGQSSHAWKVNFCKFTNETRNGIEDSSRHSGLKFLAACNGTTAGGGYELALACDEILLVDDRSSAVSLPEVPMLGVLPGTGGLTRLIDKRKVRHDLADIFCTTSEGIRGQRAKDWRLVDWLAKPAQFAEQVRRRALELAAQSDRPSDAQGVALTPLERAIDETGYHYEYVDAQIDSESRRVTLTVSAPHQPQPEDLPGILALGAQWWPLQMARELDDAILMLRTNHLDVGTWVLKTHGDAALVLAADATLVAHKTHWFVREVTGMLRRTLARLDVSSRTLFALIESGSCFVGTLFELALAADRIYMLQAEEESLAPALQLSALNFGTYPMVTHLSRLESRFHQDPEVLSQVQAVVGQALSAVQAFALGLVTITPDELDWDDEIRLALEERGSLSPDALTGMEANLRFSGAESMESRIFGRLSAWQNWIFVRPNAVGERGALKVYGTGTKAKFNWERV; via the coding sequence ATGCCAAGCGCGCCGCTGGTCGACTATCGAACGCAACCGGAGCAGTACCGCCACTGGCGTCTCGCCTGCGACGGCCCGGTGGCCACGCTCACGATGGACGTCCAGGAGGACGCTGGCTTGCGTCCAGGTTATACGCTCAAGCTGAATTCGTACGATCTGGGCGTCGATATCGAACTCCACGATGCCTTGCAGCGCGTTCGTTTCGAGCATCCCGAAGTGCGCACGGTCGTCATCGCCAGCGCTAGAGACCGCATCTTCTGTTCCGGAGCCAATATCTTTATGCTCGGGCAGTCGTCGCACGCCTGGAAGGTGAATTTCTGCAAATTTACCAACGAGACCCGCAACGGCATCGAAGATTCCAGTCGCCACTCCGGTCTCAAATTCCTGGCGGCGTGCAACGGCACCACTGCCGGCGGAGGCTACGAACTGGCGCTGGCCTGCGACGAAATTCTACTAGTGGATGATCGTTCCTCCGCCGTGAGTCTACCGGAAGTGCCGATGCTCGGCGTGCTTCCTGGCACTGGCGGCCTGACGCGGTTGATCGACAAGCGCAAAGTGCGGCACGACTTAGCCGATATTTTCTGCACCACCAGCGAAGGCATACGCGGGCAACGCGCCAAAGACTGGAGGCTGGTCGATTGGTTGGCCAAACCCGCGCAGTTTGCCGAGCAGGTGCGACGCCGTGCTTTGGAACTCGCTGCCCAAAGCGACCGACCCAGCGACGCGCAAGGCGTTGCCCTCACGCCCCTTGAACGAGCAATCGACGAGACTGGGTATCACTACGAATATGTCGATGCGCAGATTGACTCGGAGTCGCGCCGCGTCACGCTCACCGTCAGCGCACCGCACCAACCACAACCCGAAGACCTGCCCGGGATTCTCGCGCTCGGAGCACAGTGGTGGCCGCTACAGATGGCGCGCGAGCTTGACGACGCCATTCTCATGCTCCGCACCAATCACCTGGACGTCGGCACCTGGGTGCTGAAAACGCACGGAGACGCGGCGCTTGTCCTCGCTGCCGATGCCACGCTTGTCGCCCACAAAACCCATTGGTTCGTGCGCGAGGTCACCGGCATGCTACGGCGTACCTTGGCACGACTCGATGTGTCGTCGCGCACGTTGTTCGCGTTGATCGAGTCTGGCTCCTGCTTCGTCGGCACCTTATTCGAGCTGGCGCTCGCGGCAGACCGTATCTACATGTTGCAGGCCGAAGAAGAATCGCTCGCCCCTGCCCTTCAGCTTTCCGCCCTCAACTTCGGGACCTACCCGATGGTCACACACCTCTCGCGTCTGGAGAGCCGGTTTCATCAAGATCCAGAAGTACTCAGCCAGGTCCAAGCCGTCGTCGGGCAAGCGTTATCTGCGGTACAAGCGTTCGCGCTGGGGCTCGTCACCATAACTCCCGATGAACTGGACTGGGACGATGAGATTCGCCTAGCCCTCGAAGAACGCGGCAGTCTTTCGCCGGATGCCCTGACCGGCATGGAGGCGAACCTGCGCTTTAGCGGGGCGGAATCGATGGAATCACGCATCTTCGGTCGCTTGTCGGCGTGGCAAAATTGGATCTTCGTTCGCCCGAACGCCGTCGGCGAACGCGGGGCACTCAAGGTGTACGGCACCGGCACGAAGGCCAAGTTCAATTGGGAGCGGGTATAG
- a CDS encoding zf-HC2 domain-containing protein, translating to MTRITCRAFIAFIGDYLADELALEEREKFEFHLTHCPPCVRYLHSYRETIKLGKIALAPSDEPVPADVPEALIHAILSARDKSA from the coding sequence ATGACCAGGATCACTTGCCGAGCCTTCATCGCATTTATTGGCGACTATCTGGCCGACGAACTTGCTCTGGAAGAGCGAGAAAAGTTCGAGTTTCATCTGACCCACTGCCCACCCTGCGTGCGCTATCTGCACAGCTATCGGGAAACGATCAAACTCGGAAAAATCGCCTTGGCACCTTCGGACGAGCCAGTGCCTGCCGACGTACCGGAAGCCCTGATTCACGCCATTCTGTCTGCTCGCGACAAATCGGCGTAA
- a CDS encoding TVP38/TMEM64 family protein, giving the protein MAESAAVTTTTEQPQPSRFSFTKILVGVTVLAGLVVLGRQAGAYLPQFTQWVNGLGVWGPLVFVVGYIVAAVAFVPGSLLTLAAGAIWGIFPGVLYVFIAAVLGASAAFLVARYVARTAIERRLAGNARFAAVDHAVGVQGRRLVFLLRLSPVFPFNLLNYALGLTSVRFVDYVIASIGMLPGTFLYVYYGKLAGDLAALAGGASVEKGTGYYLILTLGLLATVIVTTLVTRTARKALREATGEG; this is encoded by the coding sequence ATGGCAGAATCAGCCGCCGTGACGACTACTACCGAGCAACCGCAACCCTCTCGTTTTTCATTCACAAAGATCTTGGTTGGCGTGACCGTACTGGCTGGTCTCGTCGTGCTGGGTCGCCAAGCTGGTGCCTACTTGCCGCAATTCACGCAATGGGTGAACGGACTCGGCGTATGGGGGCCGCTGGTTTTTGTCGTCGGCTACATCGTGGCGGCGGTCGCGTTCGTGCCGGGGTCGCTGCTGACTCTGGCTGCTGGCGCGATCTGGGGGATTTTCCCGGGCGTGCTCTATGTCTTTATCGCTGCTGTCTTGGGAGCCTCGGCTGCTTTTCTTGTCGCTCGCTATGTAGCGCGAACAGCCATAGAGCGGCGGCTGGCGGGCAATGCGCGTTTCGCGGCGGTTGATCACGCCGTGGGGGTGCAGGGGCGGAGGCTGGTGTTTCTACTGCGCCTCTCGCCGGTGTTTCCCTTCAATCTTCTGAACTATGCTTTGGGACTGACCAGCGTGCGATTCGTAGATTATGTTATCGCTTCGATAGGCATGCTGCCCGGCACGTTTCTCTATGTGTATTACGGCAAGCTCGCAGGGGACTTGGCGGCGCTGGCTGGTGGTGCCAGCGTCGAGAAAGGAACCGGATACTATCTCATCCTGACCCTAGGGTTGCTCGCGACCGTTATCGTCACCACTCTAGTGACCCGCACCGCGCGCAAGGCGCTGCGAGAGGCGACGGGCGAAGGCTGA